catactaaacattaatatgaaataaacaataaactgttttataagaaaataaaaaagaggctgaatggattgagtgcagaatgtgcaaagaatatatatatatatatatgtgcaatGGGCATATAGTATATAGTTCAGGATGAAGGTTGAAGGTGTAGTGACTAGTGACTAATATgaataatcttttaaaatattaaaaacatcacaaaacagTCTGTCTCTTTTGGTTGAAAAATGAGACAAACACCTTGACATGATGACATTCTGTAGTGTACAAAATGTTGTCGTGCTCTGCAGATTGCATCATTTATGAATGGTGAGTATGGCACAAAACAGGGTGGAGCCATGTGAGAAACAGGCGTTTTCGTTTGGACAGTGCAGGCAGACTGATCTCGAGGCTGTCGCTGATTGGCTGTGTGTCCGAATGGGCGGAGCTTGTACTAACAGTGTTGGGGTGTTTTACGCTCGGTGGAGTAGTCGTGCTGCGTCTGTTAAAGCCAGAGAGAGGAAGCTTTACACTCGGTTGTGGTTAAACTGTtctgtaatgttaaaaaaaaaattgttaggTTCAAAGTTGCTTCACGCTGTCCACTGAGGAATGAGGAGCAAGACTAAAGAGAAAACATCTCGCCTTAATTCAGTCGAGCGATCAGAATCTGGTTTACATTTGGACCTTTTACAGTAGCTAGCCAGCTGAATGGAGCAGCAGCGGGGCTTCTGTAGCTTCACCCCGGGCGAGTCTGCACGTTGCGGTGCTGGGGTCTCCACCATGCGTTTGTCCATCACCTCGACCACCGGCAGTCCGGTGGAGCTCACTGTCCCCCGAGGAGAGACTGTGGAGGGACTGAGGACACACATCTCCCACAAACTCCGACTGCAAACGGACAGAATCGCCCTCCTATACAGAGACAAGTGAGTTGTGCTTCGTGTAGAATCAAACATATTTCTTCATCACCACTCGTTGGTATTATTTAGTCAATTTATACTGATTAGGCTATATCATGTGCATGTGACAGGCAGCTGACTGCAGGCAAACTGTTGGACCTGGGTGTTGCAGATGGAAGCAAACTGACCCTGGTCCCTGCCATTGAAGCTGGTTTAGTGGTGAGTAGTAAGCCGATGTACATCTTTCACTGAGGGGAAACACATTTCCACTCACTTCTATGCACACATTTAATCACATCATGTTGATGTTATGTTCTATTTTACTGCCACAGTGTCCCACTGCCAGAGCTGAGAGAACTATGATGGACGTCTTGGAAAGTTTAACAGAAGACCAGGTAGATTTAATGTCTTTCTAACTCTGTGCTGCAAATAAATGGACACTTGTTGAATGCATGAATGAggacagggggaaaaaaatgtttgtctcTGAAAAACTATGCAATGGACGTGGGTTTTCCACTTAGGCCCTATTTTGTGAAGTAGGATGTAACACCAAATCTCATTTCTGTACCGTGAAAACTAGGTATTGCCAAAACctcagctttttttgttttcagctttgtgacaatgcattttttccaaataatcaggactttaaaTGTTAACTTGCTCAAGAAGTATAAGCATTTTCTAAACCCACAAAGCAACACTTGATCATTCAAGTTCGTTTTTCtgaaaaatgtgtatgtataaTTATGTATGATTCAGTTGTCttgggaaaaaagaaaactccacaaaTTCTTGTATTGATGTTTTAGGgaaacatgcatacacatgcaAACATTATTGCATCATGTTCTTCACAATGGCAATGCACACTTCATTTGGTTACTGACAgtcatacaacacacacagacacacacacacacacacacacacacaacgtagCTGCTCAATGAATGTTTCCTAAAGTATTAAACCACACGTGCTGTTACCACGGTAACCATGTGTGTCAGCAAAAGCTTATGGATTGTAAATTCTGAAGTGTGTCTTTTCTGACTATCCTGCAGATCAGTGACTTCCTGTCTGGGCGCTTGCCTCTGACCATTAAACTGGGAATTGGCGCCCATGTGATGTATGTGCAGCTCCAACTGTCTGCACAGAATGTGGCGGAGCTACAGCAGCACCGGGACTTAAGAGCTGGGAGCAGCAGCGAGCTTCAAACCGGCCTGTCCACTGCCGCCAGGATGAGCCATCCTGACTCCTCCACCAACGCCACAGGGTCCGCCACCTTACCTGCTTCTCAAAGTTCTACTGTAGCCCAGGACTCTTTTGACTCTACATCCTCGATCCAAATGAGCACTCAGAGACCCAGAACTTCGCACTCACTCACCACTGCCCCTCCACATCAGTCCTGTCCTCCACGCTCTACGCTCACATCTTCTTCTGTTCTTTCAACCCCTTCTTTGCCTTCTGGTTGTCCACATCCCAGCTGTCCACTACCAGCAGCCACACCAATCTGTTCACCTGCTCCCACCTTCTCCATTCCAGGACCCCAGAGCCCAGCGCCAGCCTCAACCTTCAAAGAGGTTAGCCAGACATATTCTACTGCAAAGGTCAATCTAAATCACAATGCATTGTCATGGTTTCACCACTATGTATAATTGGCATGTATTAGTAACATAACCTGCATAATAAGCCACTTAAGAGTTCAAAGTCTCCAGTTTTCAACAGTTTTACTCATTTTTGTTCCTCATAATGGATGATACAAAGATCTTTTCCTTCTCATTTTTACAGAGTAATGCTCATGCATCATCCACTGCAGAGCCATGCAAGTCGCCAGGAGCAGTCATAGAAAGTTTTGTGAGCCACTCTCCAGGCGTCTTCTCAGGGACTTTTTCTGGTAAGTGtgtgagcagcagcagaggcctGAAGATGACATAACAACACAATGAGAATTCAATAGTTTTGGATTAGTTTAATTAGCAGCCAAGTCACAGAAGTCCTGAAAATAGATAATGAGGTAggcaaaaaatataaatttataATACAATCCCACTGAATAGaataaggtaaaaaaaataaaaatagagacTAAAGATACACCATAATCTTGATTGTAAAATATAGGCTTTTGAATATACACTGTACAATGATAGTGCCATATTGTCATTAGTACAGCAAGTCTAGTAGATAAAGTGACATGCTGTACTGCAAAGTGCATGATTGTCCTTGGATATTAAAAGACAATAAACTGCACAGATGGCTTGTTCTTTAAGTGTTAGCTTTCAACAGTTCATTTATGGTTTTTTGGGCTTATTGATTTGTCTGCCAATCATTTTCTCAATTAGCTAAAGAATCATTTAGTTTATAAGATGTaagaaaatagtaaaatgtCCATTATAATTTGGCATAGCCAAGGAGATGTATATTAGTTTTATTCAACCACCAGTCCATCACCcacagatattcagtttatgATAAAGAAAAGCATTAAATCTGGAAGCTGGAAGCAGTGAACCGATGGGATTTTGGCTTGAAAAATTACTAAATGAAAGTAGTTGCTTTTAAAATAGATCTGATATGTTATCGCTGCCGCTCTAATGTCTACTGGGTTCTTCTTTTTCATCCACTATtatccttctctccctctctcatttcCCACGCACTTTTCTTATCCCATCAGGCACTCTGGCCCCTTGCAGTCCGAGCAACGTCAGCCATCCTCCACATGGCATTGCCATCATTCTCCAGATCCTCAACGACCTCCTCAGGGCTGCCTACCACCACCAGGGGGCTCAACCTGCCCCTCCTCATCTCCCCTGTCCTGATGTGAACCCTCCAGCCAGCCCCCCTCACAGCCGAGgagcaaagcaaagcaaaaagcaaaacactggCAACCCAGAAGACAGAGCACCTTAGCAAAACTCCAGGTGAACAAATAATATTACACACTTGAACACTGGAGGAGTTACTGAAGATTGCATTGGTTATACTGTACGTTCCTTATGCAAACATGGATGCCTTGGCTAACAATAGAGGTACCGTTAGATTAAATGACACTTGGTGCTGTAATAAAAGGCCGtatttattcacacacactactggGTGTGGAGTAAAGCCTGTTACTATGCCTAAACTCAGAAGTCTCAGTACTTTGCATGTGcaactatttatttaatttgaaacCCCTTCTCCATGACTCAACAATTGGatatattaaaacatatttatgaTATACACAACTCAAACAACTATCCAAACTTATCAACAATCCTCTTATGCACAAACCAAATATCCACCCAGTgtcaataataacaacaaaatagtaataataacttaaACAATAAACTCATGTTCATCCTACCAACCCTTCCTCATCTATAcctcttaaaataaaaaaatgtttctgtacATGTTCCTAAATTGATTTATATTTGGACCTTGTTTAAGTTCAGTATCCAAACAATTTCCACAACTCCCCCCACAAATCGAAATACACATACTTTTCATAGTGGTAcgaacactgtttttttttaatgaaacttTCCTCCTAAATGATACCCCCCCCCACCCGTCTGAGAACATTTGTTCTATGTTACACAGAAGTAATTGATTCCTGCGATATATCAACCAATATGTCCCTGGCCAACACACTTAActaaaattaattaatcaattaacttaataaaagcgtcagctaaatgacatgtaatgtaataatgataATTCAATGATAGTTTTTTAATGTCAAACCACCGTTTTAATTTACTCTTGTCCATTGTGATGTCCTCCAAAAAATATTAGTGCCGTCCACATATAAAACAAATTTCAGTATTTTTGATACTCTGCATATACAGTGTCATTTatgtacagtggggctcgaaagtttgggcaccccaggtaaaatttttttattaatgtgcataaagaagccaagaaaagatggaaaaatctccaaaaggcattaAATGatagattagacattcttataatttgtcaaaaaaaaagttagattttatttccatcatttacactttcaaaataacagaaaacaaaaaatggtgtctgcaaaagtttgggcaccctgcagagtttatagcatgcaccgccccctttggaaagctgagacctgacagtgtcatggattgttctcaatcatcgtctggaaagaccaggtgatgtcaatctcaaaggttttaaatgcccagactcatctgacctttccccaacaatcagcaccatgggttcttctaagcagttgtctagaaaactgaaactgaaaatagttgacgctcacaaagcaggagaaggctataagaagatagcaaagcgttttcagatgccaatatcctctgttcggaatgtaattaagaaatggcagtcatcaggaacagtggaagttaaagcaagatctggaagaccaagaaaaatatcagacataacagctcacaggattgtgagaaaagcaagtcaaaacccaCATTTGACTacacaatccatccagaaagatctggcagacactggagttgtggtacaccattccactataaagagatacttgaacaaatatggtcttcatggaagagtcatcagaagaaaacctcttctacgtcctcaccacaaaaatcagcgtttgaagtttgcaaatgaacatatagacaagcctgatgcattgtggaaacaagttctgtggaccgatgaggttaaaatagaacttttttggccggaatgtgcaaaggcacgtttggagaagaaagggcacagaatttaatgaaaagaacctctgtccaactgttaagcatggggggtggatcaatcatgctttggggttgtattgcagccagtggcacagggaacatttcacgagtagaaggaaaaatggattcaataaaatttcagcaaattttggatgctaacttgatgccatctgtgaaaaagctgaagttaaagagaggatggcttctacaaatggataatgatcctaaacacacctcaaaatccacggtggattacatcaagaggcgtaaactgaaggttttgccatggccttcacagtctcctgacctcaacataattgaaaatctatggatagaccttaaaagagcagtgcgtgacagacagcccagaaatctcaaagaactggaagacttttgtaaggaagaatgggcgaagatacctcaaacaagaattgaaagactcttggctggctacaaaaagcgtttacaagctgtgatacttgccaaagggggcagtacaaggtattaactctgcagggtgcccaaacttttgcagacgccattttttgttttctgttattttgaaagtgtaaatgatggaaataaaatctaactttttttgacatattataagaatgtctaatctgtcatttgatgccttttggagatttttccatcttttcttgtattctttatgcacattaatacaaatttttacctggggtgcccaaactttcgagccccactgtacTATATTTTAGTTCAGTTTCCGGGCCTAATACTGACCCCTGTGGGACTCCACAAGTTATACCCAAACATCACCTATCCTTACAAATTGTTGCCTGTCTCTTAGATAGCTTCTCAACCAATTCAGCCCAATCTCTCAGATACCATAGCTTTCCAATTTATTGAGTAATATATCGTGATCAATGGtatcaaaagcttttttttttagatatataAATACTCCCACTGCATACGTTTTTGTTTATACAATTAGTAATTTCTTGTATTAATTCAATTAGCGGCAAAGATGTGTATCTGTTTGTTCTAAACCATATTAACTATCAGACAGCAAATTGTGCTTCTTAATGAAATCATCTAACCTTTCAATAAAGAGCATTTCCAATATTTTATAGAATTGGGAAAGTAATGGTACAAGCCTGTTATTTGTGAAGTAGTGTCTATCCTCAGCTTTATATAAAGGGATAGGTTTtgcaatttttattttgtttgaaaatttCCCAGTTTGGAAATACGAGTTGCAAATCTGAGTGAGTGGTTTTGCAATACCGTCAATGACGTTCTTGACTATTGTCATGACGGTAGACGTTTTAATCTTACacttactaataataataataatggtaatttcctttctttcactgctataagaaaaataaaacttggaTTTCACTCCCCACAGTCATCaacagtcccccccccctctcccctctttctgttgtttctggGTCATTGATTGCTTCTGCCAATTTTGGTCCAACACTTACCCCATCATCAATCTTATTTGTTTGCATAGGAGTACGAGTATGTGTTTCCATTACTTTGCTTTCTCTTTTGATTTACTCTGTTTTGGAGTTTCCTGTAACTTACACCTTTTGGCCTACAATAATGAACTGCATTTTCCCATCTGTAGCTTACTTGCATGACAAATCTAGTGTATGCTCTATTTGATGTGATTATATTCCCATTTCAAATATGTGAATATAATGAAGGACTAGTGAGTCCTGGCTTTATCATTTAAATTGTTGCACTGGGACTTTAGTATATAGAGCCTTTTTCCCTTTACTCTTCTACCGCGCCCCAAAAACATTCGTGAATATATTGTGTATGATAAAGTAAATTATTTACAGCAGAACGTATCAAACAATAACTTCATTATTGTGTAGCATGTCTAACAAGTTGTTATTCCTCCCATCCTCTAGGTGAGGAGACTCCCCCCATCTGCTCATCCACACAGGAAATTCAAACACTGCACTGTAAGCTGGAGCGCCTGCAGTTTTTGATGCATCAAAGGCGTCTTCGCAGGCTCACTCGCAGGAACTCACAAACGTCTCACCCATATCAGCATCGTCCCTAGTCTTTTGGACAGAAAAGATCCACTCACTGTGATAGCAATAGCAGCTTGGAAGCCATCATGGAAACCAAAGCTGACCTCTGAACTTGTGGGTGAGCTGCTTTGTTGCTATTTTTAAACTATGAGCGTTTTTGAAGAATGTAAGCCCAAAAAGTCTGTGGAGTCTTATTCCTGTGGCTGTCACTGTGCTGAGCATGTTATTTCATCTGAGTCTGTCCTTTAGTGACTATGGCTCTCATTGTTATGTAGCATATGCCACAAAAGGTACACCATACATTTTCATCTTGGTGTTTTGTACAAAGACctcttactgtatgtttgtttatgtattccAATGCCTTAAATGTACATGTCTTGAATGtaaactgtatgttttgttCTGTGCAGGGGATGTTCctctaaaatgttttacttaTGCAATATTAAAGTGTAAACacaaggaaggaaagaaaaaaaagaataaatgaaaacattttaaaacctgGAGATATTTTTGTCAAGCTTTTTTTCCAGACACAGAACATCTGACATTGCTGCCCTCATGGGcgtcttttattttaaattcctTACATACAGGTATGACGGGAAGCCAACCATCTACGGAAAGAGCCACAATACTTATGTGATATTTGACTGTGAGGTGATGGACCAACAAGGAAAAGCTTAAGGCACAGGCCCGCTTTGAATGCACTAACTGGATTGTTTTTTTAGGCTGCAGCTACATGAACTCACAGGGCTGTCTTAGTCCACTAACACTCATACGATTTTGTCAACTAATGTATTAGTTGATctaatcgacagatctgtaaaactgagtttctcaacaaagaaaagcaccactttaaaccttgtgtttaccagagatgtgcctTAACAAAATTGACTAAAGAAATCTAAGTCGACTAAGACCAAAATGACAGATTAGGCAACAAATAGACTATGAGGGGACAGCCATATCTCAGCTTTTGGAAAAATGTTTGAGCCGACTACAaactttttgcaaaaaaaacaacaacaaaccttGGTTTACAGAAAGACTCAGGCCGCTTTATCAGGCTGAGTAGGAGCCCTACAGAAGTGGAAAATCCTGTTTGACCAGGCCAGAAACACACTGTGAAAGGAGATCTGTATAACAAAGAAAAGCTACACTTAAAAGCCGCAACCAACAATCCTGCAGGACATCACCACTTGCTGATGAACTGAATGTATCTGATAAGCCTACTTCACACCCCTCACCTGCTTACATTAAGACATCAGACAACCAACTGCACCCCTGCCAACCCCTCACCCTCCCCACTGACCCCCCACCATGCACTCAGGATCTGTGATCTGCACATCAAGAGACCTGTTTTTAGCTGTATGTCTTTTTTATATGGACCTGGAACTGTTCTGTTCGAAGACATTGAGAGCAACTTAAAACCAGCTCATGTAGATACTTAGCAGCTGATTTCATAACAATTGTTTAAGTAGCCTACTTTGTTTATGTATTGCACGGTTTGCTTGGCAAGTCAACCATGTGTGACTGAGGTCACCCACAGATTCCTTCTTCTTTATTCAAAGATAATCCCACCTTCACAGGTAAGAGCTGTCCAATAGGCCtacaaacacaagcacaaagTTGGCtgctaaaaaataaactttacttaacagtaaacagtaagGCCCCGATTAAAGCACAGAACAACAGTTGACTGTTGCACATTGAAACCAATTGCAGACTGCAAAATGTCAGAGTTGCTGTGTTACtcacaacacatttttttcatcattttttttatttattatgttgaCATCAAGGTGCACCAACTACAGACTGATTGCAAAGATTATTCCACTTGGAGAAATCCAAGACTGAAGCAGATGGTTGTGATGTTCAACAAAAATAGGCAATACATCACAAACTATTACAAGATAACAACATCTGCCTACCAAGACCTCTAGTCAGCCTGATGAATACCACTGAAGGCCACACCATCCGTTACAGTAGGTGGCGTTATGGAATATATACAGTCCATGGTGTACGGTATGGATCCGCCATGTTACTTGGTGGCCACCAATGAAGCGACAGAAGAAAACGTCATCGCGCAGAGGGCTTAAAAACGGAGCGCTCCTCCTTCGCTCCCGCATTCGACCTGCAGCCCCGTTATCAGCTTCTGGGTTCCTGCCAGTTAAAGGTAATTGCTATTTgaggattacattttttttataccgGTTTTCACGGTGGATTCCGTGTGAATTAGACATGTTCGCATACACCTGCATTTACAAGGCATGATTGACATGTTCGCTATTTGCctggctttatttatttaatactaGCTACGTTTAATAAAACAACGCGAGCATTAGCTCATTGAACCGTTATCAAAATACCTTGAAAGCCGTGAAAATGTGTAATAAACCgcgtttaattttttaatccaAACAATTACCGTTATGTAACCAAGACAATATGGCATCTAGCCGCATGTGAAGCTAACATTACTCGCGATTTCGGTCAGCGAAACCTAGTGAGGCGCATAAACTCGGTGCTACAAAATGGCGCCGAAAGGAGAAACGCCAGCTACCTAATCCGCAAACTAACGGGACCACGTTTATGGGCCCGAGgcctaacgttagctccatTTTGCGTGTATTAATGGCGGTGATTTAAAGTAAAATGCTTGAATAATAAGTCGAATGCATTGTTTACcaagggcaaaaaaaaaaacgcttcgGCGAAATATAACTTGATGGTCGGTGACCTACTTTTGTTCTGCATGAGCGGACGGCCTTTGTCGATGTTTTAATAAAGGAGCCGGTTGTTAATGTAAATATTTATCTTGAGCTTTTGTTTTCCAACGTTAGCTACACTACATTGAAGATGTCGGACGAGGGGAAATTGTTCATCGGAGGACTGAGCTTTGAGACCAATGAGGAGTCTCTGGCCGCGGCCTTTGGCAAATATGGTAACATCGAAAAAGGTAAAGCCTTAATTTTTGTTGTAAGTAATTGATTTGCTCGTATAAAGCGTTCTTTCAAATGACCGTTTTAATCATTTGCTTCTCTCCCCCCCCAATTAGTTGATGTGATCAGAGACAAAGAGTCGGGGAAATCTCGCGGTTTTGGCTTTGTGAAATACGACAACTGTGAAGATGCTAAAGATGCACTGGAAGGCATGAACGGCAAGGTAAAACGACACTGCAAAATGTACCACtatatacatgtttttataatttattcTGAAATTGTAGTCTTAAACAGTCGTTCaaatatctgtttatgtatatgtgcatattttttttttttttttctccccgcCCCCCATTCTCGTCTGTCTATATTTGGGGGGGGAGGTTTTAAAGCCACCAAATTTAAATTGACAATGATTGCCTTGTGTTGCAGACCCTAGATGGCCGGTCTATTCGTGTGGATGAAGCAGGGAAGGGTGGCCGCTCCAGAGGAGGTTTCAGCTCGGGCCCAAGAGGAGGACGAGGTGGATTCGGCGGGCGTGGGAGAGGTGGACGAGGTTACTCCAGAGGTGGACACTAGCTGTCTGCGACTGCATTATGATCCGTTCCATTTTCTGCGCCATGCTGCGCGCCCTGTTGGTCAATGATACACTTGTGTTTCCTTAGGAGGTGGCGGATACAATGGAGACAGGGGTTATGGTGACAGGAGTTACAGTGACCGAAGCTTCAATAATGAGGGCAggtttggtggtggtggtggcggcgGCGGCAGCCAGTACAGGAGTAGTGGAGGCGGATACTCGAGCTACAGAGACAACCGGTAAGAACATGTGTTAAACCACAGATGAGACTCTCTGACAGCGTTGCTTGTGCAAAATGTAGTAATGCAATCATTGAATAATtttttatcccccccccccccctttccagGGGTCAGGGTGGATATGGTGACCGCTCTGGATCCTACCGCGATCACTACGACAGCTACAGTAAGCATTAATGAGATGAATTTGTGCAATGTATGTACTTATGTTGGGGCTGtcaatttcaaattttaaaAATTGCATATTAACCCGCATTTATACTTATTCAATTATTACTTTACTTGAAAACCAGTATTTCAAACACAACACTCTAGTTATACATATTAACCGTGTGTGTGGTAGGCTGATTTTAATATACAATCTGTCATTAAACTTAATTTAAACCACTTCACAGCCCCAACATATGAAAACTTGTATAATGGATGTCCCTCAGTTTTGTACCTGAGCCCAACTTGATGCCTCTCAATGCGGCTGCCAAATTTTGCTAGCCCCTTCCCACAGTCCCCGCTCTGATAAAGAGGCTGGCAAACGTTTTTGAAACGCTTAGCAAATGTTACTTGTTCAGAAATTCTCAGCAGATGGAGCCCCTAAAGCAAAAACTGAGGGATGGTTAATGGACTGTCTGGTGGGTTGAGGGGGATGTTGTGAAACTCCAGTGTTCGAACTTTCCGTGTCTTTACCTGTGTGCCCACTTCTTATCCTCAGCTGCACAAGAGTAAACATCTCCCTGATTCAAGATCATCACTTGGCTGGCTGTATTTCAAAGATGCGCTCCTCAAGAAAAATGTCCACGTGTTATTGCTGACCTTAGTTTTGTAGTTCTGTTGTAGTAGCTCAAGCatcgtaaaaaaaaagtagccaTGAGTTTTGGTCATTCCATTACAAACCATGTTACAAATTACAGTTCAAGACTCATACCCTGCTTGATTGGGCATCTTAATTCCTCAAAGGTCGTTAACTAAAAGGCATCTGCGTAATCTAATTAGCACTGTCCCATTTTTGGGGACTGAACGGCTCATTACATGGCTTTTTGTTGAAACTACCATCGCTGTAGACTTTTTGTCCAGCACTAAAGTGTTTCCTGATTTGAttccatttagtttttattttatattgaaatatccaatggggttttttttattttttttatttcccctcTCAATCTCTGTGGCTGACCTACCTCTTGCCAGGTTATGAACTGAGTGAGGAAAGGAATCCAATTACTCAAAGATGGACTTTTGGGGGATTTTATGCTAAATTCCTTTTACTATAAACTTAGTATAGCTGAGGCTCCTGTGTGTTCAATTTCCCAAAATAGTGAATTCCTTTCAGACAGGTGAACAACACATCCGAAGTGGCTGGCTGTTCATGAAGTTGCGAATTGCAGCATGCTACAGTCTGTCCAAGGTATCTTCTGTGCTCTGCATTTTAAATGTGCTGTAAAATGGACTAATCTTGTTTAAGTGATCGAAAATGTAACTACGTTTCCCCAAAGTAATATCTTAACCGGGAACAGTTTTGTACTTTATGTTCTTTGtatgatcaacattttttttgtcagttggCTTCATGGAGCCTATTAAACAGACTGTGGAAAATAATCTTGATTCTTTTGCCTTAAACTACCGCATGGGGGAATGTAGTTGAGAGCTGTAGCTAATGTTACTGGGATGCTGCGTAAAGAGTCAACTGCTCAGAGCACTGAAATA
This is a stretch of genomic DNA from Sander vitreus isolate 19-12246 chromosome 12, sanVit1, whole genome shotgun sequence. It encodes these proteins:
- the LOC144526252 gene encoding LOW QUALITY PROTEIN: midnolin (The sequence of the model RefSeq protein was modified relative to this genomic sequence to represent the inferred CDS: deleted 1 base in 1 codon), whose translation is MEQQRGFCSFTPGESARCGAGVSTMRLSITSTTGSPVELTVPRGETVEGLRTHISHKLRLQTDRIALLYRDKQLTAGKLLDLGVADGSKLTLVPAIEAGLVCPTARAERTMMDVLESLTEDQISDFLSGRLPLTIKLGIGAHVMYVQLQLSAQNVAELQQHRDLRAGSSSELQTGLSTAARMSHPDSSTNATGSATLPASQSSTVAQDSFDSTSSIQMSTQRPRTSHSLTTAPPHQSCPPRSTLTSSSVLSTPSLPSGCPHPSCPLPAATPICSPAPTFSIPGPQSPAPASTFKESNAHASSTAEPCKSPGAVIESFVSHSPGVFSGTFSGTLAPCSPSNVSHPPHGIAIILQILNDLLRAAYHHQGAQPAPPHLPCPDVNPPASPLTAEEQSKAKSKTLATQKTEHLSKTPGEETPPICSSTQEIQTLHCKLERLQFLMHQRRLRRLTRRNSQTSHPYQHRP
- the cirbpa gene encoding cold inducible RNA binding protein a isoform X1 — protein: MSDEGKLFIGGLSFETNEESLAAAFGKYGNIEKVDVIRDKESGKSRGFGFVKYDNCEDAKDALEGMNGKTLDGRSIRVDEAGKGGRSRGGFSSGPRGGRGGFGGRGRGGRGYSRGGGGYNGDRGYGDRSYSDRSFNNEGRFGGGGGGGGSQYRSSGGGYSSYRDNRGQGGYGDRSGSYRDHYDSYTAQE
- the cirbpa gene encoding cold inducible RNA binding protein a isoform X5; amino-acid sequence: MSDEGKLFIGGLSFETNEESLAAAFGKYGNIEKVDVIRDKESGKSRGFGFVKYDNCEDAKDALEGMNGKTLDGRSIRVDEAGKGGRSRGGFSSGPRGGRGGFGGRGRGGGGYNGDRGYGDRSYSDRSFNNEGRFGGGGGGGGSQYRSSGGGYSSYRDNRGQGGYGDRSGSYRDHYDSYTAQE
- the cirbpa gene encoding cold inducible RNA binding protein a isoform X4; its protein translation is MSDEGKLFIGGLSFETNEESLAAAFGKYGNIEKVDVIRDKESGKSRGFGFVKYDNCEDAKDALEGMNGKTLDGRSIRVDEAGKGGRSRGGFSSGPRGGRGGFGGRGRGGRGGGGYNGDRGYGDRSYSDRSFNNEGRFGGGGGGGGSQYRSSGGGYSSYRDNRGQGGYGDRSGSYRDHYDSYTAQE
- the cirbpa gene encoding cold inducible RNA binding protein a isoform X2: MSDEGKLFIGGLSFETNEESLAAAFGKYGNIEKVDVIRDKESGKSRGFGFVKYDNCEDAKDALEGMNGKTLDGRSIRVDEAGKGGRSRGGFSSGPRGGRGGFGGRGRGGRGYSRGGGGYNGDRGYGDRSYSDRSFNNEGRFGGGGGGGGSQYRSSGGGYSSYRDNRGQGGYGDRSGSYRDHYDSYNR
- the cirbpa gene encoding cold inducible RNA binding protein a isoform X3 — encoded protein: MSDEGKLFIGGLSFETNEESLAAAFGKYGNIEKVDVIRDKESGKSRGFGFVKYDNCEDAKDALEGMNGKTLDGRSIRVDEAGKGGRSRGGFSSGPRGGRGGFGGRGRGGRGYSRGGGGYNGDRGYGDRSYSDRSFNNEGRFGGGGGGGGSQYRSSGGGYSSYRDNRGQGGYGDRSGSYRDHYDSYN